In a single window of the Nicotiana tomentosiformis chromosome 10, ASM39032v3, whole genome shotgun sequence genome:
- the LOC108945757 gene encoding protein NEGATIVE REGULATOR OF RESISTANCE-like, with translation MEVQKRKCSVNGEIEAKKQKKTAKDDGRNKAAVAVAEAEDDEMEEFYAILRRIRAAVKYFEKGNAGGVSDRKMTAGTPWNLTFRPEDFQEVDGVKVQDRVESNATLDLNADPNEL, from the coding sequence ATGGAGGTCCAGAAGCGAAAATGTTCAGTTAACGGAGAAATCGAAGcgaagaagcaaaagaaaacGGCGAAAGATGACGGAAGGAACAAGGCGGCGGTGGCGGTGGCGGAGGCGGAGGACGATGAAATGGAAGAGTTCTATGCAATACTGAGAAGAATACGTGCGGCAGTGAAGTATTTCGAGAAGGGTAACGCCGGTGGCGTTTCCGACCGTAAGATGACGGCGGGGACGCCGTGGAATCTGACTTTTCGACCGGAAGATTTTCAAGAAGTTGACGGCGTTAAAGTGCAAGATAGAGTGGAGAGTAATGCGACGTTGGATCTTAACGCTGACCCGAATGAGTTGTGA